A single window of Canis lupus familiaris isolate Mischka breed German Shepherd chromosome 7, alternate assembly UU_Cfam_GSD_1.0, whole genome shotgun sequence DNA harbors:
- the FCRL3 gene encoding LOW QUALITY PROTEIN: Fc receptor-like protein 3 isoform X3 (The sequence of the model RefSeq protein was modified relative to this genomic sequence to represent the inferred CDS: inserted 3 bases in 2 codons; substituted 2 bases at 2 genomic stop codons): MLVWLLLLILAPGQEQSRTLPKAFLLLTPPWSTTFEGEKVTLXHSLAKGYITWYYNDIFWSRGSETIQIDESGYYTCKIQRSTLSDPVRVEFFSEWLILQASYPIFEGDDVVLRCQGRKEENINEKTYYRNEKEISNHLKGSIMLRSVFKNNNQYHCTASGKSIWGSWETTSNLLKIQVQDNELFPHPVLRASPSXPIEGSPVALKCETWLPPPKSNIWLQFCFFRKDQALGSGWSNSSELHIPIIWSEDSESYWCQAKAVIPNVIKRSQRSRIHVQRIPVSDVNLEIQPPGIQLIEGDLFLICSVAKGTGTVTFSWHREGSGKSLGRKMQRALPAKLQIATVREQDAGRYYCSVDNMHGPILSKXIRVTLRIPASRPILTLRAPRAQAVVGDMVELHCEAQRGSPPILYRFYQDDVILGSSSAPSGGGAPFNLFLTAEHSGNYSCEADNGLGAQCSDRVSLSITVPVSRPVLTXAGTQAMVGDLLELHCEAQRGSSPILYWFYHEDVILGTTSAPFGGGASLNLLLTTEHSGNYSCGADNGLGVQRSYMMTLNFTGFSMNKVIHITVGVIGGLLSMLGLAATVALVSHYRTQRKSDLQFSYSLALCRQQ; the protein is encoded by the exons ATGCTTGtatggctgctgctgctgatctTGG CTCCCGGACAAGAGCAGTCAA GAACACTTCCAAAAGCTTTCCTTCTCCTCACACCTCCATGGTCCACAACCtttgaaggagagaaagtgaCTC ACCATTCTCTGGCCAAGGGATATATAACTTGGTATTACAATGACATTTTCTGGTCACGCGGATCTGAAACAATCCAAATAGATGAGTCTGGATATTACACGTGCAAGATCCAAAGATCTACCCTCAGTGATCCTGTGCGTGTGGAATTTTTTTCTG AATGGCTGATCCTGCAGGCCTCATATCCTATCTTTGAAGGAGATGATGTAGTTCTGAGATGCcaggggaggaaagaagaaaatattaatgaaaagacttactacagaaatgaaaaagaaattagtaaTCATCTTAAAGGGAGCATCATGCTACGTTCAGTCTTCAAGAACAATAACCAATATCATTGTACTGCTTCTGGGAAATCTATTTGGGGATCATGGGAAACAACTTCAAATCTTTTAAAGATCCAAGTTCAAGATAATG AGCTGTTTCCACATCCTGTGCTGAGAGCCAGCCCCTCCTAGCCCATCGAAGGGAGCCCAGTGGCCCTGAAATGTGAGACCTGGCTCCCTCCACCAAAGTCAAACATTTGGCTTCAGTTCTGTTTCTTCAGaaaagatcaggccctggggtctGGCTGGAGCAACTCCTCAGAGCTCCATATCCCCATCATTTGGAGTGAAGACTCAGAGTCCTACTGGTGCCAGGCAAAGGCAGTGATTCCCAATGTCATAAAAAGAAGCCAGAGATCCCGGATACATGTTCAGA GGATCCCTGTGTCTGATGTGAATCTAGAGATCCAGCCCCCTGGGATCCAGCTGATTGAAGGAGATCTTTTCCTTATCTGCTCAGTAGCCAAGGGTACTGGGACTGTTACATTCTCCTGGCACCGGGAGGGCTCAGGGAAGAGTCTGGGCAGGAAGATGCAGCGTGCCCTGCCAGCAAAGCTTCAGATAGCCACAGTGAGGGAGCAGGATGCTGGGAGGTACTACTGCTCAGTGGACAACATGCATGGCCCCATCCTCAGTAAATGAATCAGAGTCACACTGAGAA TTCCAGCATCCCGCCCCATCCTCACCCTCAGGGCACCCAGGGCCCAGGCCGTGGTAGGGGACATGGTGGAGCTTCActgtgaggcccagaggggctcTCCCCCCATCCTGTACCGGTTTTATCAAGACGATGTCATCCTGGGGAGCAGCTCAGCCCCCTCTGGAGGAGGAGCACCCTTCAACCTCTTTCTGACTGCAGAACATTCTGGAAATTACTCCTGTGAAGCTGACAATGGCCTGGGGGCCCAGTGCAGTGACAGAGTGTCACTCAGCATCACAG tTCCAGTGTCTCGCCCTGTTCTCAC TGCTGGGACCCAGGCTATGGTGGGAGATTTGTTAGAACTTCACTGTGAGGCCCAAAGAGGCTCTTCTCCGATCTTATACTGGTTTTATCATGAAGATGTCATCCTGGGGACCACCTCGGCCCCTTTTGGAGGAGGAGCATCTCTTAACCTCCTTTTGACCACAGAGCATTCTGGAAACTACTCCTGTGGGGCTGACAATGGTCTGGGGGTCCAGAGAAGTTACATGATGACACTCAACTTCACAG GGTTTTCCATGAACAAAGTAATCCATATCACTGTGGGAGTCATCGGGGGGCTGCTAAGTATGCTTGGCCTTGCTGCTACTGTTGCTCTGGTGAGTCACTACAGGACCCAAAGGAAATCAG ACCTTCAGTTCTCCTACTCACTGGCACTCTGTAGGCAACAGTGA